The following proteins are co-located in the Hemiscyllium ocellatum isolate sHemOce1 chromosome 34, sHemOce1.pat.X.cur, whole genome shotgun sequence genome:
- the atxn1a gene encoding ataxin-1a, protein MKSNQERSNECLPPKKREFPVNNLPLAEKAGGAAATVSESSRSENLAWLANVASSQSSVGMRYGQGKVAGETPVETGLPLYKPLATAVDYSSPGNVRSAPGVTHLRAVYSSSALAQPGPSASPIEYAPIQPAAFQFVGPPYSGPYAGPAAFVPSPLISPTASNASATPSQYSHLEPYSTIFASMGSPSQHKVEQQVVRPHRMITPPQPTVQNQYVQISSPSPNVTRPLSPTTVPLHLHSHSSLIPHTLSVSTPSQVVLQYADTGYHVASRESVRKVEDIRPHLVPRREVSNGEVEKSRRYAISPSTEMTMEKAANKPVSRHYEIRHGTHRVVHPSPADYNAQESLGPRASVMIIPNSHTTTTDLEVQQAIDRDSSPVALYDKTNLNHGKAAFSPHSVIQTTHNPTEHLSIGLPASAVYPSSQQPLIGYISSQQQALSYHGNLQQHLVIPGTQPLLIPVCSTAVEASGITSTIATTSSQFAAVPHPFASTASPKSENYHPDSLVTQPTYHPTVVQAQVHLPLVQSVNSPVAASNQLPPYFMKGSIIQLANGELKRVEDLKTEDFIQSAEISSDLKIDSSTVERVEGSHNSSFAVLQFAVGEHRTQVSVEVLMEHPFFVFGKGWSSCCPDRTSQLFGLPCSKLSVGDVCISLTLKNLKNGSVKKGQAVDSTGVLLKHPKNYSIPENRPRHLERENGVVQGSVPVVSENCKLKFSETITVQSARSWLNNTEVGRPPTRKRRWSAPETRKVEKTDEEQPLNLPKPSFIPQEVKICIEGRSNVGK, encoded by the exons atgaaatcaaaCCAGGAACGCAGCAATGAATGTTTACCACCCAAAAAGCGGGAGTTTCCTGTTAACAACCTGCCGTTGGCGGAGAAGGCAGGAGGTGCAGCAGCTACTGTGAGTGAGAGCAGTCGCAGTGAAAACTTGGCATGGCTCGCCAATGTAGCTAGCAGCCAAAGCAGTGTGGGAATGAGGTATGGACAAGGCAAGGTTGCAGGAGAAACACCAGTGGAAACTGGCTTACCACTGTACAAACCACTAGCAACTGCAGTGGACTATTCATCACCTGGAAATGTTAGATCAGCTCCAGGGGTAACACATCTTCGTGCTGTTTATTCATCTTCAGCATTGGCTCAGCCAGGACCTTCTGCATCACCAATAGAATATGCCCCAATACAGCCTGCTGCTTTCCAGTTTGTTGGGCCACCTTACAGCGGACCATATGCTGGACCTGCTGCATTTGTCCCTTCCCCATTAATCTCCCCAACAGCTTCAAATGCTTCTGCCACTCCATCTCAGTATTCCCATCTAGAACCCTACTCTACAATCTTTGCCAGTATGGGTAGCCCATCCCAGCATAAGGTTGAACAGCAGGTAGTCAGGCCTCACAGAATGATAACTCCACCTCAACCTACAGTGCAAAACCAGTATGTGCAAATTTCGAGTCCATCTCCAAATGTGACTAGACCCCTGTCCCCTACAACAGTTCCCCTGCATTTGCACTCTCACTCTTCTCTGATTCCGCATACACTCTCAGTCAGTACCCCATCACAGGTGGTTCTCCAATACGCAGATACTGGATACCATGTTGCATCAAGGGAATCTGTAAGAAAAGTTGAAGACATCAGGCCACATTTAGTCCCAAGAAGGGAAGTATCAAATGGTGAAGTTGAAAAAAGCAGGAGATACGCCATCTCACCCAGCACAGAAATGACCATGGAGAAAGCCGCAAACAAACCAGTTTCTCGACATTATGAAATAAGGCACGGGACCCATAGGGTTGTTCATCCAAGTCCTGCTGACTATAATGCACAAGAATCTTTAGGTCCTAGAGCCTCGGTAATGATTATACCCAATAGCCACACAACTACGACAGATCTGGAAGTCCAACAGGCCATTGACAGGGACAGCTCTCCTGTCGCACTGTATGATAAGACTAACTTAAATCATGGGAAAGCTGCCTTTTCTCCACATTCTGTCATCCAAACTACCCATAATCCCACTGAGCACCTCTCTATAGGACTACCTGCTAGTGCTGTGTATCCTAGCTCTCAACAGCCACTTATTGGTTACATAAGCAGTCAGCAGCAAGCACTTAGTTACCATGGGAACTTGCAACAACATCTTGTAATCCCAGGCACTCAGCCCCTCCTTATTCCTGTATGCAGTACAGCAGTTGAAGCATCGGGGATAACATCTACAATAGCAACAACATCTTCTCAGTTTGCTGCAGTGCCtcatccatttgccagcacagcCAGTCCCAAAAGTGAGAATTATCATCCTGACTCGCTTGTTACTCAGCCAACTTATCACCCAACAGTTGTACAGGCCCAAGTACACCTACCATTAGTACAGTCAGTGAACTCTCCTGTTGCAGCTTCTAATCAACTGCCTCCTTACTTCATGAAAGGTTCAATCATACAGCTAGCTAATGGAGAGCTTAAAAGAGTTGAAGACTTGAAAACAGAGGACTTCATACAAAGTGCTGAAATCAGCAGTGACCTGAAGATTGACTCTAGTACTGTGGAACGTGTTGAAGGCAGTCACAACTCCAGCTTTGCTGTCCTGCAGTTTGCAGTtggagaacacagaacacag GTCAGTGTTGAAGTTCTGATGGAACACCCGTTTTTTGTTTTCGGAAAAGGCTGGTCGTCATGTTGCCCGGACAGAACCTCTCAACTCTTTGGTTTGCCATGTTCAAAACTTTCTGTTGGTGATGTTTGCATATCTCTTACACTGAAAAATCTAAAAAATGGCTCTGTCAAGAAAGGACAGGCTGTTGACTCAACTGGTGTTTTGTTGAAGCACCCAAAGAATTATAGTATACCTGAGAACAGGCCCCGGCACTTGGAGCGAGAGAATGGGGTCGTGCAGGGAAGTGTACCAGTTGTGTCAGAAAATTGCAAACTGAAGTTTTCTGAAACCATTACAGTACAGTCTGCAAGGTCTTGGCTCAATAATACAGAGGTCGGGCGGCCTCCAACAAGGAAAAGGAGGTGGTCTGCTCCTGAAACACGGAAAGTAGAGAAAACAGATGAAGAGCAGCCATTGAATCTTCCCAAGCCTTCCTTCATTCCTCAGGAGGTTAAGATTTGCATTGAAGGACGGTCCAACGTAGGCAAGTGA